Proteins from one Rosa chinensis cultivar Old Blush chromosome 7, RchiOBHm-V2, whole genome shotgun sequence genomic window:
- the LOC112176580 gene encoding 2-oxoglutarate and iron-dependent oxygenase JMJD4 isoform X3 yields MTVGEFVEQWRGDSVQEHCTAPSQASGSKMLLYLKDWHFVKEYPEYTAYTTPMFFCDDWLNTYLDNYRMHNDPNIYSENNDISCSDYRFVYMGAKGTWTPLHADVFRSYSWSANVCGKKQWLFLSPSQSHLVFDRNMKNSVYNIFDDVSETKFPGFAKAMWFECTQEQNDIIFVPSGWYHQVHNLEDTISINHNWFNANNLRWVWDLLLRDYDEAKEYIEDIKEICDDFEGLCQRNLAANTGLNFNDFLILLARLSFANLIQLQYLSRKNGNHTQNLSPIAQHFTFNLVSIQKIASSISSLQDLTGSHGFYLDFKETLNDPGFIKLCAVLGKTYGTIHMQQNWNFDTKKAWIDDMKDLDVIGTCNSQVCTPKDLVMFIQHALAESNGG; encoded by the exons ATGACTGTTGGAGAATTTGTTGAGCAATGGCGTGGGGATTCTGTGCAAGAGCATTGTACTGCTCCAAGTCAGGCAAGTGGGAGCAAGATGTTGCTATATTTGAAGGACTGGCATTTTGTAAAG GAGTACCCAGAATATACAGCATACACAACTCCAATGTTCTTTTGTGATGACTGGCTTAACACATATCTTGACAATTATCGTATGCATAACGACCCCAACATTTACTCTGAAAACAATGACATAAGCTGCTCTGACTATCGATTTGTTTACATGGGAGCAAAAG GCACATGGACTCCTCTTCATGCTGATGTTTTCAGGTCATATAGCTGGTCAGCAAATGTGTGTGGAAAAAAACAGTGGCTTTTCCTGTCTCCTTCTCAAAGTCATCTGGTGTTTGACAG GAATATGAAAAACAGTGTATATAATATCTTTGATGATGTCAGTGAAACAAAATTTCCTGGTTTTGCAAAG GCTATGTGGTTTGAGTGCACTCAAGAGCAAAATGACATTATCTTTGTGCCTAGTGGATGGTATCATCAAGTCCATAATTTG GAAGATACCATTTCAATAAACCACAACTGGTTCAATGCTAATAATCTTCGTTGGGTG TGGGATTTGCTTTTGAGGGACTACGATGAGGCTAAGGAGTACATAGAAGACATTAAGGAAATATGTGATGATTTTGAAGGTCTCTGCCAGCGCAACCTTGCCGCTAATACAG GCTTGAACTTCAATGATTTCTTAATACTCCTAGCACGTCTTTCCTTTGCCAACTTGATTCAACTTCAGTATCTCAGTAGGAAGAATGGGAATCACACTCAGAATTTATCCCCAATAGCTCAGCATTTCACTTTCAACCTTGTATCAATTCAGAAAATTGCATCCAGTATAAGCTCCTTGCAAGATCTGACAGGAAGTCATGGCTTTTATTTGGATTTTAAGGAAACATTAAATGATCCAGGGTTCATTAAACTTTGTGCAGTTTTGGGAAAAACATATGGGACGATACACATGCAACAAAACTGGAATTTTGATACAAAGAAAGCTTGGATAGATGATATGAAAGACTTGGACGTTATAGGAACTTGTAATTCTCAGGTCTGTACTCCCAAAGATCTTGTAATGTTTATACAGCATGCTCTTGCAGAAAGCAATGGTGGTTGA
- the LOC112176579 gene encoding uncharacterized protein LOC112176579 has protein sequence MKGAYSAVLVGSALSTKERNIEAESSSSSSCAIQHTTGQEQCIQARTAETLQTTPLKHSSNLVAHTFHSTPFSFTSMLLVLLLLVAFAPGLSSLPIASDSGHRPPANQTFRPDGEEVQNLKRVSSYLSKINKPAVKTIKSPDGDVIDCVLANLQPAFDHPELKGQKPLDLPERPKSHNSTDIVEETYQLWSESGEACPEGTVPIRRTTDTDILRASSVQRFGRKLPRRHVKRDSSGSGHEHAVVFVNGDQYYGAKASINVWSPRVTDQYEFSLSQIWVISGTFGHDLNTIEAGWQVSPELYGDNYPRFFTYWTTDAYQATGCYNLLCSGFVQTNNKIAIGAAISPRSSFNGRQFDIGLMVWKDPKHGHWWLEFGNGLLVGYWPAFLFSHLRSHASMVQFGGEIVNSRSRGYHTSTQMGSGQFAGAGFGKASYFRNLQVVDWDNNLLPLNNLHLTADHPNCYDIRQGRNNAWGTYFYYGGPGRNVRCP, from the exons ATGAAAGGAGCTTATTCAGCTGTTCTTGTTGGTTCTGCTCTGTCGACAAAAGAGAGGAATATTGAAGCAGAATCATCCTCATCATCTTCTTGTGCAATTCAGCACACAACAGGACAAGAGCAATGCATACAAGCACGTACTGCTGAAACATTACAAACAACTCCACTCAAACATTCCTCTAACCTGGTTGCTCATACTTTCCACAGCACCCCTTTCTCATTCACATCCATGCTTCTTGTTCTCTTACTTCTTGTTGCTTTTGCTCCTGGACTTTCCTCCCTCCCCATTGCCTCGGATTCCGGGCACCGCCCACCGGCCAATCAGACATTCCGGCCTGATGGGGAAGAGGTGCAGAACTTGAAGAGGGTCAGCTCTTATTTAAGCAAGATCAACAAGCCTGCTGTCAAGACTATTAAG AGTCCTGATGGTGATGTGATAGACTGTGTTTTAGCCAATCTCCAACCAGCTTTTGACCATCCTGAGCTTAAAGGCCAAAAACCATTG GATCTACCAGAAAGGCCTAAATCCCATAACAGCACGGATATAGTGGAAGAGACTTATCAGCTATGGTCGGAATCCGGTGAGGCATGCCCGGAGGGAACTGTTCCGATTCGGAGGACCACAGACACAGACATTTTGAGAGCAAGTTCAGTTCAAAGATTTGGAAGGAAATTACCAAGAAGACATGTGAAAAGGGACTCATCAGGCAGTGGTCATGAG CATGCAGTTGTTTTTGTAAATGGAGACCAGTACTATGGAGCAAAGGCCAGTATAAATGTGTGGTCGCCAAGAGTGACTGATCAATATGAATTTAGCTTATCACAGATTTGGGTCATCTCTGGTACATTTGGCCATGACCTAAATACCATTGAAGCTGGTTGGCAG gTTAGCCCAGAGTTATATGGAGACAACTACCCAAGATTCTTTACATATTGGACA ACAGATGCATATCAAGCTACTGGGTGCTACAACTTGCTGTGCTCTGGCTTTGTCCAAACCAATAATAAGATTGCTATTGGAGCTGCTATTTCTCCAAGGTCTTCCTTCAATGGCAGACAATTTGATATTGGCTTAATGGTTTGGAAG GATCCAAAGCATGGGCACTGGTGGCTAGAATTTGGTAATGGCCTACTAGTTGGGTATTGGCCAGCCTTCTTGTTTAGTCACTTGAGAAGTCATGCCAGCATGGTACAATTTGGAGGTGAAATTGTAAATAGTAGATCAAGGGGGTACCACACATCTACACAAATGGGCAGTGGCCAATTTGCAGGAGCAGGTTTTGGAAAAGCATCTTATTTCAGAAATTTACAAGTAGTGGATTGGGATAATAATCTTCTTCCTCTTAATAACCTTCACCTCACTGCTGATCACCCCAATTGTTATGATATAAGACAAGGAAGAAATAATGCATGGGGGACATACTTTTACTATGGAGGTCCTGGAAGAAATGTAAGGTGTCCTTGA
- the LOC112176580 gene encoding 2-oxoglutarate and iron-dependent oxygenase JMJD4 isoform X2, whose amino-acid sequence MGIKIGGEIERVNGKEMSYSEFVGRYMEKNQPVVLTGLMDDWRACRDWVTDDGNPNLQFFATHFGKSKVQVADCGTREYTDQKRLEMTVGEFVEQWRGDSVQEHCTAPSQASGSKMLLYLKDWHFVKEYPEYTAYTTPMFFCDDWLNTYLDNYRMHNDPNIYSENNDISCSDYRFVYMGAKGTWTPLHADVFRSYSWSANVCGKKQWLFLSPSQSHLVFDRNMKNSVYNIFDDVSETKFPGFAKAMWFECTQEQNDIIFVPSGWYHQVHNLEDTISINHNWFNANNLRWVWDLLLRDYDEAKEYIEDIKEICDDFEGLCQRNLAANTVLGKTYGTIHMQQNWNFDTKKAWIDDMKDLDVIGTCNSQVCTPKDLVMFIQHALAESNGG is encoded by the exons ATGGGGATCAAAATAGGGGGTGAAATAGAGAGGGTGAATGGGAAGGAGATGAGTTACAGTGAGTTTGTGGGGAGGTACATGGAGAAGAACCAGCCTGTGGTGCTGACAGGTCTCATGGATGATTGGAGGGCTTGCAGAGATTGGGTCACTGATGATGGCAACCCCAATCTTCAATTTTTCGCTACCCATTTTGGAAAGTCCAAAGTCCAG GTTGCAGATTGCGGTACTAGAGAATACACGGATCAGAAGAGATTAGAAATGACTGTTGGAGAATTTGTTGAGCAATGGCGTGGGGATTCTGTGCAAGAGCATTGTACTGCTCCAAGTCAGGCAAGTGGGAGCAAGATGTTGCTATATTTGAAGGACTGGCATTTTGTAAAG GAGTACCCAGAATATACAGCATACACAACTCCAATGTTCTTTTGTGATGACTGGCTTAACACATATCTTGACAATTATCGTATGCATAACGACCCCAACATTTACTCTGAAAACAATGACATAAGCTGCTCTGACTATCGATTTGTTTACATGGGAGCAAAAG GCACATGGACTCCTCTTCATGCTGATGTTTTCAGGTCATATAGCTGGTCAGCAAATGTGTGTGGAAAAAAACAGTGGCTTTTCCTGTCTCCTTCTCAAAGTCATCTGGTGTTTGACAG GAATATGAAAAACAGTGTATATAATATCTTTGATGATGTCAGTGAAACAAAATTTCCTGGTTTTGCAAAG GCTATGTGGTTTGAGTGCACTCAAGAGCAAAATGACATTATCTTTGTGCCTAGTGGATGGTATCATCAAGTCCATAATTTG GAAGATACCATTTCAATAAACCACAACTGGTTCAATGCTAATAATCTTCGTTGGGTG TGGGATTTGCTTTTGAGGGACTACGATGAGGCTAAGGAGTACATAGAAGACATTAAGGAAATATGTGATGATTTTGAAGGTCTCTGCCAGCGCAACCTTGCCGCTAATACAG TTTTGGGAAAAACATATGGGACGATACACATGCAACAAAACTGGAATTTTGATACAAAGAAAGCTTGGATAGATGATATGAAAGACTTGGACGTTATAGGAACTTGTAATTCTCAGGTCTGTACTCCCAAAGATCTTGTAATGTTTATACAGCATGCTCTTGCAGAAAGCAATGGTGGTTGA
- the LOC112176485 gene encoding cell division control protein 48 homolog E — MVDPSSSAPNPDPKTKKDFSTAILERKKSPNRLVVDEAINDDNSVVSLHPATMEKLQFFRGDTVLIKGKKRKDTVCIVLADEQCEEPKIRMNKVVRANLRVRLGDVVSVHTCPDVKYGKRVHILPIDDTIEGVTGNLFDAYLKPYFLESYRPVRKGDLFLVRGGMRSVEFKVIETDPGEYCVVAPDTEIFCEGEPVKREDEEKLNEVGYDDVGGVRKQMAQIRELVELPLRHPQLFKSIGVKPPKGILLYGPPGSGKTLIARAVANETGAFFFLINGPEIMSKLAGESESNLRKAFEEAEKNAPSIIFIDELDSIAPKREKTQGEVERRIVSQLLTLMDGLKSRAHVIVMGATNRPNSIDPALRRFGRFDREIDIGVPDEVGRLEVLRIHTKNMKLAEDVDLERVSKDTHGYVGADLAALCTEAALQCIREKMDVIDLEDEEIDAEVLNSMAVTNEHFQTALGASNPSALRETVVEVPNVSWDAIGGLDNVKRELQETVQYPVEHPEKFEKFGMSPSKGVLFYGPPGCGKTLLAKAIANECQANFISIKGPELLTMWFGESEANVREIFDKARQSAPCVLFFDELDSIATQRGNSSGDAGGAADRVLNQLLTEMDGMSAKKTVFIIGATNRPDIIDPALLRPGRLDQLIYIPLPDEASRLQIFKACLRKSPVSKDVDLAVLAHHTHGFSGADITEICQRACKYAIRENIEKDIEKERRRAENPEAMEEDDVDEVPEIKAAHFEESMKFARRSVSDADIRKYQAFAQTLQQSRGLGSDFRFPQTGTTAGGAAPDPFASAPAAADDDDLYS, encoded by the exons ATGGTGGATCCGAGCTCATCTGCCCCAAATCCTGACCC GAAAACTAAGAAGGATTTTTCCACTGCAATTTTGGAGCGAAAGAAGTCTCCTAATCGACTTGTGGTTGATGAAGCTATCAATGATGATAATTCTGTGGTGTCCTTGCACCCTGCTACCATGGAAAAACTTCAGTTTTTTCGGGGTGACACTGTGCTAATAAAG GGGAAGAAACGAAAAGACACAGTTTGCATTGTTCTTGCTGATGAACAATGTGAAGAACCGAAAATCAGAATGAACAAAGTTGTAAGGGCTAATCTTAGGGTTCGTCTTGGAGATGTTGTGTCGGTTCATACTTGCCCTGATGTCAAATATGGGAAGCGGGTTCACATCCTTCCAATCGATGATACAATTGAAGGTGTAACCGGAAACTTGTTTGATGCATATTTGAAGc CATACTTCTTGGAATCTTACCGGCCTGTGAGGAAGGGTGACCTTTTCCTGGTCAGGGGTGGGATGCGAAGTGTTGAGTTCAAGGTCATTGAGACAGACCCTGGTGAATACTGTGTTGTTGCTCCTGATACTGAGATTTTCTGTGAGGGAGAACCTGTGAAACGTGAGGATGAGGAAAAATTGAATGAGGTGGGCTATGATGATGTTGGAGGTGTTAGGAAGCAAATGGCTCAGATACGCGAGTTAGTAGAGTTACCTCTTAGACACCCACAGCTCTTCAAGTCCATTGGAGTGAAACCACCGAAAGGTATTCTGCTTTATGGACCACCTGGGTCGGGGAAAACTTTGATTGCAAGGGCTGTAGCTAATGAGACTGGAGCATTCTTCTTTTTGATTAATGGGCCTGAAATAATGTCAAAGTTAGCTGGTGAGAGTGAAAGCAACTTGAGGAAGGCATTTGAAGAAGCTGAAAAGAATGCCCCATCAATCATTTTTATTGATGAGTTAGATTCCATTGCTCCAAAGAGGGAGAAGACTCAGGGTGAAGTGGAAAGGCGTATAGTATCGCAACTTCTGACTTTGATGGATGGTCTCAAGTCCCGTGCACATGTTATTGTCATGGGAGCTACAAATAGGCCAAACAGCATTGACCCTGCTCTGAGGAGGTTTGGAAGATTTGATAGAGAGATTGACATAGGTGTACCGGATGAAGTTGGAAGATTGGAAGTTTTGAGAATCCATACAAAGAACATGAAACTTGCAGAAGAT GTTGATCTCGAACGAGTTTCAAAGGATACCCATGGTTATGTCGGTGCTGATCTTGCCGCTCTCTGTACTGAGGCTGCTCTTCAATGCATCCGTGAGAAAATGGATGTTATTGACTTGGAAGATGAGGAAATTGATGCTGAGGTGTTGAATTCTATGGCTGTGACGAATGAACACTTCCAGACTGCATTGGGTGCTTCAAATCCTTCAGCATTGCGTGAAACT GTTGTGGAGGTACCTAATGTCTCATGGGACGCTATTGGTGGATTGGACAATGTCAAAAGAGAACTTCAAGAG ACTGTTCAATACCCAGTGGAGCATCCTGAGAAGTTTGAGAAATTTGGCATGTCACCTTCTAAAGGTGTTCTCTTTTATGGGCCACCTGGCTGTGGTAAAACCCTTCTTGCTAAGGCAATTGCCAATGAATGCCAGGCGAATTTCATTAGCATCAAAGGCCCCGAGTTACTGACAATGTGGTTTGGAGAAAGTGAGGCAAACGTCCGTGAGATATTTGACAAGGCTCGCCAATCTGCTCCTTGTGTTCTTTTCTTTGATGAGCTGGACTCGATTGCAACTCAG CGTGGAAATTCTTCTGGAGATGCTGGTGGTGCTGCAGATAGAGTCTTGAACCAACTTCTAACTGAAATGGATGGAATGAGTGCAAAGAAAACAGTTTTTATCATTGGAGCAACAAACAGGCCAGACATTATTGACCCAGCATTGCTCAGGCCTGGACGTCTTGACCAGCTCATCTATATCCCACTCCCAGATGAAGCTTCCCGTCTTCAGATTTTCAAAGCATGTTTGCGGAAGTCACCCGTCTCTAAGGATGTTGACCTTGCAGTTCTTGCGCATCATACCCATGGTTTTAGTGGTGCTGATATCACTGAGATATGTCAGCGTGCCTGCAAATATGCCATCAGAGAAAATATTGAGAAG GATATTGAGAAGGAGAGAAGAAGGGCAGAGAACCCAGAAGCGATGGAGGAGGATGACGTTGATGAGGTTCCCGAGATAAAGGCAGCACACTTCGAGGAATCCATGAAATTTGCCCGCCGAAGTGTTAGTGATGCTGACATCAGGAAGTACCAGGCATTCGCTCAGACTCTGCAGCAATCTCGTGGGCTTGGTTCCGACTTCCGGTTCCCCCAAACGGGCACCACTGCAGGAGGAGCAGCTCCGGACCCTTTTGCTTCGGCCCCAGCTGCTGCAGATGACGATGATCTGTACAGCTGA
- the LOC112176580 gene encoding 2-oxoglutarate and iron-dependent oxygenase JMJD4 isoform X1 → MGIKIGGEIERVNGKEMSYSEFVGRYMEKNQPVVLTGLMDDWRACRDWVTDDGNPNLQFFATHFGKSKVQVADCGTREYTDQKRLEMTVGEFVEQWRGDSVQEHCTAPSQASGSKMLLYLKDWHFVKEYPEYTAYTTPMFFCDDWLNTYLDNYRMHNDPNIYSENNDISCSDYRFVYMGAKGTWTPLHADVFRSYSWSANVCGKKQWLFLSPSQSHLVFDRNMKNSVYNIFDDVSETKFPGFAKAMWFECTQEQNDIIFVPSGWYHQVHNLEDTISINHNWFNANNLRWVWDLLLRDYDEAKEYIEDIKEICDDFEGLCQRNLAANTGLNFNDFLILLARLSFANLIQLQYLSRKNGNHTQNLSPIAQHFTFNLVSIQKIASSISSLQDLTGSHGFYLDFKETLNDPGFIKLCAVLGKTYGTIHMQQNWNFDTKKAWIDDMKDLDVIGTCNSQVCTPKDLVMFIQHALAESNGG, encoded by the exons ATGGGGATCAAAATAGGGGGTGAAATAGAGAGGGTGAATGGGAAGGAGATGAGTTACAGTGAGTTTGTGGGGAGGTACATGGAGAAGAACCAGCCTGTGGTGCTGACAGGTCTCATGGATGATTGGAGGGCTTGCAGAGATTGGGTCACTGATGATGGCAACCCCAATCTTCAATTTTTCGCTACCCATTTTGGAAAGTCCAAAGTCCAG GTTGCAGATTGCGGTACTAGAGAATACACGGATCAGAAGAGATTAGAAATGACTGTTGGAGAATTTGTTGAGCAATGGCGTGGGGATTCTGTGCAAGAGCATTGTACTGCTCCAAGTCAGGCAAGTGGGAGCAAGATGTTGCTATATTTGAAGGACTGGCATTTTGTAAAG GAGTACCCAGAATATACAGCATACACAACTCCAATGTTCTTTTGTGATGACTGGCTTAACACATATCTTGACAATTATCGTATGCATAACGACCCCAACATTTACTCTGAAAACAATGACATAAGCTGCTCTGACTATCGATTTGTTTACATGGGAGCAAAAG GCACATGGACTCCTCTTCATGCTGATGTTTTCAGGTCATATAGCTGGTCAGCAAATGTGTGTGGAAAAAAACAGTGGCTTTTCCTGTCTCCTTCTCAAAGTCATCTGGTGTTTGACAG GAATATGAAAAACAGTGTATATAATATCTTTGATGATGTCAGTGAAACAAAATTTCCTGGTTTTGCAAAG GCTATGTGGTTTGAGTGCACTCAAGAGCAAAATGACATTATCTTTGTGCCTAGTGGATGGTATCATCAAGTCCATAATTTG GAAGATACCATTTCAATAAACCACAACTGGTTCAATGCTAATAATCTTCGTTGGGTG TGGGATTTGCTTTTGAGGGACTACGATGAGGCTAAGGAGTACATAGAAGACATTAAGGAAATATGTGATGATTTTGAAGGTCTCTGCCAGCGCAACCTTGCCGCTAATACAG GCTTGAACTTCAATGATTTCTTAATACTCCTAGCACGTCTTTCCTTTGCCAACTTGATTCAACTTCAGTATCTCAGTAGGAAGAATGGGAATCACACTCAGAATTTATCCCCAATAGCTCAGCATTTCACTTTCAACCTTGTATCAATTCAGAAAATTGCATCCAGTATAAGCTCCTTGCAAGATCTGACAGGAAGTCATGGCTTTTATTTGGATTTTAAGGAAACATTAAATGATCCAGGGTTCATTAAACTTTGTGCAGTTTTGGGAAAAACATATGGGACGATACACATGCAACAAAACTGGAATTTTGATACAAAGAAAGCTTGGATAGATGATATGAAAGACTTGGACGTTATAGGAACTTGTAATTCTCAGGTCTGTACTCCCAAAGATCTTGTAATGTTTATACAGCATGCTCTTGCAGAAAGCAATGGTGGTTGA